The sequence GAAATGCATTACGCATATTATCCTTTAGGGTGGCAACACTTGGGCTTGAGAAAGAAGTTGCCCGAAGATTTGGTAACAATATAGACGCTGTTGCTCCATTCCTGGAACAAAACAGGTTTGTGACCCGTTTCCTGGGTGACCAGCAACTCAGCGAATATGATATCAGGGTTTTATTAAATAATTTCCAGGAACAGCTGCACAATTGCCGGCAAAGTGTGGTTTGGCTGCGGGACCAACGGGTATACCATGGCACCAGTTTATCCCAAACCTTTTTGACTACCCGCATATTACAGATGATCGACCGCATGATGATCATTTCGGATGTACTTGACCGCGATAACCAATTTGATGAGGACCGCTTCATTGATTATTTCATTACCGTGGTCACTAATGAGAACAAGAAGAACAGTATCCGTGAGTTTCTATCAGATAATCTGGGCTTGCTGGCATACCAGATTGCAGAGCATAAGGGAAAGAAAGGAGAAAAGTATATCACCACAAATGCCTATGAATTCAGCCAACTTTTCTGGAGTGCTGTTGGTGGAGGATTTATTGTAAGTTTTGTAGCCGTCATAAAAAATTTATTGGGGAAGCTTCCCTGGACGCCATTTTGGTTAGGGGTAAGCTACAGTGTGAATTATTCAGCGGGTTTTGTATTGATGGACAGGACCCATACCACCCTGGCTACCAAACAACCAGCATATACTGCATCTGCCGTGGCAAATTCCCTGGATAGTAAAAAGCACAAAGGCAAACCTGATCTAAAAAATCTCGCTATTACCATCGGGAATATTTCACGCAGCCAGATTGCATCATTTGCCGGAAACCTTTTGGTTGTTTTTCCATTCACGTATTTGTTGGTGTGGGTGATGGACCATTTCCTGAATTACAAGATGGTGAATGGCGAACAGGCATTGAAACTACTGGAAAGCCAGCATCCTTTTCATAGCCTGTCCTTGCTTTATGCCTGCTTTACAGGATTATTCCTCTTCCTGAGTGGTATTATTTCAGGTTATGTGGAAAACCACCTGATCTATGGTCAATTAAGTGAGCGGCTGCGGAATCATCCAGTGCTTAGTCATACAATGACCCCAAGACGATTGAACCGGCTGGTCGATTTTCTGAATACCTATTCAGGTGCGCTCACCGGAAGTGTTGCCCTTGGATTTTTCCTGGGAATGTCTGCAGCGGTTGGCAAGATCTTTGGAATTCCTTTTGATATCAGGCATATTACCATTTCTGCCGGTAATACAGCCATCGGTTATTTTGGGCTCGAACAGCCATTACCCTGGACCTACCTGCTAACGGTTTTTTTGGGTGTTCTTGGAATTGGATTCCTGAACTTCTTTGTGAGTTTTTCTCTCGCGTTTTTTGTTGCCGTTAAATCAAGGGGCATATATTTACGGGAATACCCTGAACTGATTGGGTTTATCTGGCGCTATTTCAGGAAATTTCCAGGTGATTTTCTGTTCCCTCCATTACAGGTTAGAAATCCTGAAGATATTTAACCCTACCTCGCAATGATTACCCTGTTCTGTATTTGAGTTTTTCCATCGCTTATGATTAAATGGTAAACACCCGCCGGTAGTTTTGATGTATTCACTGTATTTGTCACTCCATTTAAAGCCTGGCTTATAACTCTATGACCATATAAATCATACAGGTTGATCAATGCATTTTTTGGGTAGACCTGGTTAACTTCAATATGCAACTGATCCCTTGCCGGATTTGGATAATAGCGAAATGATGGTTTTAATGAGAAGGCGTTCATTGTTGCCGGTGTTCCCAGGCTGAATTCTTCTGAAAGTGAACTACATCCTTCTGGATTTATTACAAGTACTGTATATAAACCGCTTTCCTGGGATGTATAGACATTTGTTGTTGCCCCTGTGATTTCTATTCCGTTGCGGTACCATTTATAATTAGCGTAACCCGCTATAGTCCTCAGATTCACGCCATCCCAGCTAATAACAGGTTGTAGTGGATTTGCTGCAAAGCTGATGAAAACCGCAGTAGAAATCTGGAAACACCCTGTCGCGTTGGTTACCATAACTGTATATTGGCCAGCTGAAATCGCCTCATAACTGGTTCCTGTTGCTCCGGTTATGGTAGCACCATTTTTGAACCACTGGTTACCAGTCGCTGCATTTGAATTCAAAACTACTTTATTGCCTGAACAGCTTAATAATGGACCTTCAGGGGTTATTTTTGGGAAATCAGGTAACGGGTTAACTGTTATGGCCAAGGGTACTGAAAAACTGGTACATCCAGACTCATTTGTTACTGCAACTTTGTAAATTCCGGAACTATTAACCATTAAGGTTGTTCCAATGGCTCCTGAAATTGGCAGCTCATTCTTATACCATTGATTGGCTGAAAGTGCATTTGACGTTAAGGTGACAACCTTTCCAGTGCAAAAGTTGAGCACACCATTTGCCGAAATCCGCGGAATAGCCGGAAGGGGATTAAATCTAATTTCAAAAGTATCAGATATGGTTGAACAACCTGCTGCATTTGTCAGCTTTAAACTGTATTTGCCTGTTGATTTAACGAGTAGCGTTTTTGCTACCGAATCAATAATAGGTTTACCGTCTTTAAGCCATTGATTTCCGGTAGATGTATTTGAGGTTAACAATACAGAATTACCTGTGCATAAGGTCAGCGGGCCACCAGCCTTAACAATCGGTTTTGCCGGCTTTGCCAATACTGTAACAGATCTTGGTAAGGAGGTTGATTTGCATCTGGTTGAGTTGCCAACAGTAACTGTATATTTTCCAGCTGCACTGGTGGTATATGATTTAGAAGTTGCGCCTGTGATTATAACATTATTTTTATACCACTGGTAGGTTGTAGCTGTGCTGGAAGTGAGTACTATGGATTTTCCGGAACAAATACTATCGGATCCGGTAAAGCTAATGGTCGGTATTAATGGCAAAGCATACACAATTGATGTGACTGCAGCTGACAGGGTAAAACAGCCGCCGGCATTTGTTACTTTAACAGAATACTTACCCGACTGTGTTACTTTATATGTCCTTGAAGTTGCACCTGTTATAATTAATCCATTTTTGAACCATTGATTTCCTGATATTGCGTTTGATGTGAGCGTAACAGAACTGCCAATACAAAAATTTAATGATCCGCTGGCAGTGATCAAAGGTTTGGCCGGATTGGCAGATACTGTGACAATTGTTCCCGGGGAAGTTGACAAACAGCCGTTTAAATTTTTTACCTTAACCGAGTAGGTGCCAGCCCCAACAGCTTTATAGGTTCTGGCAATCGCTCCGGCAATAACAATATTGTTTTTATACCATTGATTCCCGGTAGTTGCACTGGAAGAGAGCGTTACGCTGCCACCCGGACATAATTTAAGTGTTCCGCTAGCTGTGATTTTAGGGACAGGAGGTAATGGATTGACAACGATGGTCAATGTGTCTGAAATAATTGAGCAACCACCAGAATTCGTATTTTTTACTGAATAAAGTCCGGCTGTTTTTGTTGTATAGGTTTTAGATGTTGCCCCTGAAATAACTGAGCCATTACGCAGCCATTGATTACCACTTGATGCACTGGAGCTCAATACAATACTACTGCCATTGCAAATTGTCAATGCACCTGAGGCAGTTAATTTTGGTTTTGCAGGATATGCACTTACAGTAACTTTTATTGCCTGGGAAGCAATTAGACATCCTTTTGTCGTAATTGCTTTTACGGTATAGGAGCCTGAGATTGTTGTAATGTAGGTCCTGGAAGTAGCACCTGGAATGGCAACATTATTATTATACCATTGGTTCCCGCTGGAAATACTCGAAGTAAGGGTAGCTGTTTTTCCAATACAAAAACTGGTGGAACCACTTGCCGTTATCGTCGGAATGGATGTATTTAGAATTTCTGCACCAGTAAATCCACCGATTTGCCCGCTACTACAAATTTTTGCCAATTCAACCCGGTATACTTTACCGGCATTACAAGGTAGATCTATATCATAGCTTTTGGCATCAGCATTCAATGTGACATTATTTACAGTCGTATTACCAACCAACCACCACCGTAAAATATACCCATTAAGGCCAGGTTCATTTGTCCAGGTATTTTGGATCTTACCAGTTGCCGTATTAAAAACTGGTTTGAAATTCAAAGGTGCAGCGTTTTCACAATCTCCCAAAGCGCAGTCATTGATACAGGCCATCATTCCTGATTGAAAGTAGGATGAGAAGGCTGCCTTACTCTCCGGACTGAAATCGACATTCCCGGGATTTACCGATGGAGCCATAATGTATGGAGCACCGGCTGCATCGTGATTCAGGCTGAAATTATGGCCGTGTTCGTGACTCAGCAGGCAACGCATTGCTTCTGCTGTACCAAAGTATTCACGTATGGCAGCATCCCCTGGGCTGGTACAGGTAAATCCGAGATAGGCCAAGCCAACAACACCACCGGTAAAATTTTTTGTGTAAGACCAATAGGAGGTGAGGTCATTGTTTGATTTAAATCCTATGGCGGCCCAATTATAAAATTGGTCAAGGTTACTATATATGTCATCCGTATGTAACCAGGGATTTGCAGCTGTTGAAGTACTTACGACCAGTTCATTGATCTTAAATTTAATGTTTACAGAAAAATCATTTTCATAATCACCTTCAGAGAGATTGTAGATGGACGCTATATATGAAGCAGTTGCAGCAAGGTTAGAGCCGTGAAACGCATAGGTAGTTGAATTAGCCAACACAGCAATTTCTGTTGTTCTGCAAGTGGTACTGTCACCTGCAGCTAAAATTTTGGGATTATTAGAAGGTGCCACCTGGGTAGTTGCTGCGGATCCTGGCAATATGCCGCATTTTATCCTGTTATCTTTAATGACTGCTGATTTTTTATACAGGATAATTATACCATCCGGGGCATCAGGATACAGGTTTTTTAAATTTTCCAGCAGGTAAATATCCCCGCTTTGCTCAATTTCACCCAATAAAAAATTATCCCCTATTGTTAATCTTGAGGATATCCCATTCAAATAAAAAAGATCCGGAAATGGCAATTCTTTTCTGCCAGTTTCCGTTAGGGCAACAAGTTTTGAACTTAAATCGGTAATGGATTCATGTTTTCCAGAGAAAACCAGCGTTTGTGCACCTAATTTTATGGTAACCCGGGTTGTTTGTAATGATGGCGTTTTAAACGCATGTATCAGCGTGAACGTTTTCCAGTTGCTAAGCTTACTGGAAAGTTGTGGTGTAAATTCGCTGTTAATTAGTTCCTTTGCTTCGATCAGCATTTCTGGTGCCTGCGCCTGAACAACATCTAAAAAAACCGGACAGATGATGAATATCCCTGTTAACAGTTTGCATAGCAACCTTTTCATAGATAAGCATTGAAATAAGGGAGGTCCAAAAAGGGATAATAAATAACCGTATTCAGCAGGGATACCAATCCTTATAAATATATCGCTTCTCTTTGAATAGTAAAAATATTGCCTGTATTTTTTGCTCATCGTAACAAGGTCACATTGCCTTTAAGGT comes from Flavihumibacter fluvii and encodes:
- a CDS encoding M12 family metallo-peptidase → MKRLLCKLLTGIFIICPVFLDVVQAQAPEMLIEAKELINSEFTPQLSSKLSNWKTFTLIHAFKTPSLQTTRVTIKLGAQTLVFSGKHESITDLSSKLVALTETGRKELPFPDLFYLNGISSRLTIGDNFLLGEIEQSGDIYLLENLKNLYPDAPDGIIILYKKSAVIKDNRIKCGILPGSAATTQVAPSNNPKILAAGDSTTCRTTEIAVLANSTTYAFHGSNLAATASYIASIYNLSEGDYENDFSVNIKFKINELVVSTSTAANPWLHTDDIYSNLDQFYNWAAIGFKSNNDLTSYWSYTKNFTGGVVGLAYLGFTCTSPGDAAIREYFGTAEAMRCLLSHEHGHNFSLNHDAAGAPYIMAPSVNPGNVDFSPESKAAFSSYFQSGMMACINDCALGDCENAAPLNFKPVFNTATGKIQNTWTNEPGLNGYILRWWLVGNTTVNNVTLNADAKSYDIDLPCNAGKVYRVELAKICSSGQIGGFTGAEILNTSIPTITASGSTSFCIGKTATLTSSISSGNQWYNNNVAIPGATSRTYITTISGSYTVKAITTKGCLIASQAIKVTVSAYPAKPKLTASGALTICNGSSIVLSSSASSGNQWLRNGSVISGATSKTYTTKTAGLYSVKNTNSGGCSIISDTLTIVVNPLPPVPKITASGTLKLCPGGSVTLSSSATTGNQWYKNNIVIAGAIARTYKAVGAGTYSVKVKNLNGCLSTSPGTIVTVSANPAKPLITASGSLNFCIGSSVTLTSNAISGNQWFKNGLIITGATSRTYKVTQSGKYSVKVTNAGGCFTLSAAVTSIVYALPLIPTISFTGSDSICSGKSIVLTSSTATTYQWYKNNVIITGATSKSYTTSAAGKYTVTVGNSTRCKSTSLPRSVTVLAKPAKPIVKAGGPLTLCTGNSVLLTSNTSTGNQWLKDGKPIIDSVAKTLLVKSTGKYSLKLTNAAGCSTISDTFEIRFNPLPAIPRISANGVLNFCTGKVVTLTSNALSANQWYKNELPISGAIGTTLMVNSSGIYKVAVTNESGCTSFSVPLAITVNPLPDFPKITPEGPLLSCSGNKVVLNSNAATGNQWFKNGATITGATGTSYEAISAGQYTVMVTNATGCFQISTAVFISFAANPLQPVISWDGVNLRTIAGYANYKWYRNGIEITGATTNVYTSQESGLYTVLVINPEGCSSLSEEFSLGTPATMNAFSLKPSFRYYPNPARDQLHIEVNQVYPKNALINLYDLYGHRVISQALNGVTNTVNTSKLPAGVYHLIISDGKTQIQNRVIIAR
- a CDS encoding site-specific recombinase, which encodes MEKIGVNNRNELPAIPGGKAVVLPILLADRGLDYLIDLVKQIRPGSPQNTEVAELRFKSLLFQLQQDTSSLISLRAAIRSQFVKCEVLPALIESGLISSRGFVQELGRKMKHKILPELQEKSDFLYVISRVFYKKSDFIWVGNIDRDLWKKLFKLLRVNINLNDQQLIDQLRNALRILSFRVATLGLEKEVARRFGNNIDAVAPFLEQNRFVTRFLGDQQLSEYDIRVLLNNFQEQLHNCRQSVVWLRDQRVYHGTSLSQTFLTTRILQMIDRMMIISDVLDRDNQFDEDRFIDYFITVVTNENKKNSIREFLSDNLGLLAYQIAEHKGKKGEKYITTNAYEFSQLFWSAVGGGFIVSFVAVIKNLLGKLPWTPFWLGVSYSVNYSAGFVLMDRTHTTLATKQPAYTASAVANSLDSKKHKGKPDLKNLAITIGNISRSQIASFAGNLLVVFPFTYLLVWVMDHFLNYKMVNGEQALKLLESQHPFHSLSLLYACFTGLFLFLSGIISGYVENHLIYGQLSERLRNHPVLSHTMTPRRLNRLVDFLNTYSGALTGSVALGFFLGMSAAVGKIFGIPFDIRHITISAGNTAIGYFGLEQPLPWTYLLTVFLGVLGIGFLNFFVSFSLAFFVAVKSRGIYLREYPELIGFIWRYFRKFPGDFLFPPLQVRNPEDI